One genomic region from Vitis riparia cultivar Riparia Gloire de Montpellier isolate 1030 chromosome 17, EGFV_Vit.rip_1.0, whole genome shotgun sequence encodes:
- the LOC117904975 gene encoding aldehyde dehydrogenase family 2 member B4, mitochondrial-like, protein MAARRISSLLSRSLSVSSAFSLSLGKNFNRGKSIHRFSTAAAAVEELITPTVQINYTQLLINGQFVDAASGKTFPTFDPRTGEVIANVAEGDAEDINRAVSAARKAFDEGPWPRMSPYERSRILLRFADLAEKHNDELAALETWNNGKPYEQAAKAELPLFVRLFRYYAGWADKIHGLTVQADGPHHVQILHEPIGVAGQIIPWNFPLMMFAWKVGPALACGNTIVLKTAEQTPLTAFFAAKLFHEAGLPPGVLNIVSGYGPTAGAALASHMDVDKIAFTGSTDTGKIVQELASKSNLKPVTLELGGKSPFIVCEDADIDQAVELAHFALFFNQGQCCCAGSRTFVHESVYDEFIEKAKARALSRTVGDPFKKGIEQGPQIDPEQFAKVLRYIRSGIESNATLECGGGRIGSKGYFVQPTVFSNVQDDMLIAKDEIFGPVQSILKYKDLDEVIRRANSTRYGLAAGVFTKNINTANTLTRALRVGTVWVNCFDVFDAAIPFGGYKMSGVGREKGIYSLNNYLQVKAVITPLKNPAWL, encoded by the exons ATGGCGGCTAGGAGGATCTCCTCGTTGCTCTCTCGTtctctctctgtctcttctgctttttctctttctctag GCAAAAATTTCAACAGAGGGAAAAGCATCCATCGCTTTAGCACTGCAGCAGCAGCAGTTGAAGAACTCATCACTCCAACTGTTCAGATAAATTACACTCAACTTCTAATTAATGGGCAATTTGTAGATGCAGCATCGG GAAAAACATTCCCAACCTTTGACCCTCGCACGGGAGAAGTGATTGCTAATGTTGCAGAAGGTGACGCAGAAGATATCAATCGGGCAGTGTCTGCTGCTCGAAAGGCGTTTGATGAAGGACCATGGCCAAGGATGAGCCCCTAT GAAAGGTCACGGATATTGTTGCGGTTTGCTGATTTAGCCGAGAAACACAATGATGAGCTTGCAGCTCTAGAGACATGGAATAATGGGAAGCCATATGAACAGGCTGCCAAAGCTGAATTGCCACTGTTTGTTCGTCTATTTCGCTATTATGCAG GTTGGGCAGATAAAATCCATGGTTTAACAGTTCAGGCTGATGGCCCACACCATGTTCAGATATTGCACGAGCCAATTGGTGTTGCGGGACAGATTATTCCCTGGAATTTTCCTCTTATGATGTTTGCTTGGAAAGTTGGACCTGCACTAGCATGTGGTAATACCATTGTCCTAAAGACAGCAGAGCAAACACCTTTGACTGCTTTCTTTGCGGCAAAGCTATTTCATGAG GCTGGTCTTCCTCCCGGTGTTTTAAATATCGTGTCTGGCTATGGTCCGACTGCTGGTGCTGCTCTTGCTAGTCATATGGATGTGGACAAG ATTGCTTTCACGGGGTCGACTGATACTGGTAAGATTGTACAAGAATTGGCTTCAAAAAGCAATCTTAAACCAGTAACGCTAGAGCTTGGAGGTAAATCACCTTTCATTGTATGTGAGGATGCTGACATTGATCAAGCTGTAGAGCTAGCACACTTTGCTCTGTTCTTTAATCAG GGACAATGCTGCTGTGCTGGGTCTCGGACATTTGTTCATGAGAGTGTATACGATGAGTTTATTGAGAAAGCAAAGGCACGTGCTCTGAGTCGCACGGTCGGTGATCCTTTCAAGAAGGGCATCGAGCAAGGTCCTCAG ATCGACCCAGAGCAATTTGCGAAGGTTCTCAGATACATAAGATCTGGTATTGAAAGCAATGCCACCCTTGAATGTGGAGGTGGAAGAATTGGCTCAAAAGGCTACTTTGTCCAACCCACTGTTTTCTCAAATGTTCAG GATGATATGCTGATTGCAAAGGATGAGATCTTTGGCCCTGTACAATCCATCTTGAAATACAA GGACCTTGATGAAGTGATTAGGAGGGCAAATTCAACGCGATACGGTCTAGCAGCAGGGGTGTTCACAAAGAACATCAACACTGCCAACACCTTGACAAGAGCATTGAGAGTGGGGACTGTATGGGTGAATTGCTTCGATGTGTTTGATGCTGCAATCCCATTTGGTGGGTACAAGATGAGTGGAGTAGGAAGGGAAAAGGGAATCTACAGCCTCAATAACTACTTGCAGGTGAAGGCTGTGATTACTCCACTGAAGAATCCAGCTTGGTTGTGA